gaaatattgattTATCAGCTTTATGCTAAATTGTGATACCCATTTTAATTTAAGCACTAAATAAATCAGCGAGAAgtgaattgaaataataaattgtaataaatcCGCACCGCTAAGAAATAATAGGCTTTACAACATTTTCCAATTAGCTactgaaaaatataaatgtttgaaCTGATAATAAAATTTGCTGCGTGAGTTTGCGTTGAACAAATAAGTTTCCGAATggaaaatcttaaaatattgaCTTTGTAATGCAAATGGTAAATGATTACACAACAACGAAGCCACtggataatatttttatagtatgACGGAAGTTACAGCAACTACAAATACCACGTTGAAATATGTTTAAGATATATCCATCATAGTTGAATCATACATTTAGACATATTGTGTCCAGACAACTTCGACTTCTCGCACATGGACTTACTTCATGTATTTTTGCAGAAATTTCCTATGAAAATCATTCCTGATGGTATCATTGATGAATCGCTTAGCTATTTTGGTTTCACCACGGGCTTGGTTCTTAAACACCACATCATCATCCCACCTACGTAAAAAACCACACAAAACCAACAACTTAGATCAAGGAGCCAAACCAACAGGGTTAACAGTAAAAAGTGTCATTTTGTTTTAGCAAGCagtttgagaaaaatatttatagttgaACCTTCTTTTCACATTGAAAGAAGTTGGATTATTCAGCAGTGGGTTTCCACGCAGAAGCTCTGCCTCCTTCACTTTAAGTTCTTCCTCCTGTTCCTGTCGTTCCTGCAGAGACatttgcaatttttatttttgtacacAAGGGCAATTCACAACTACCAATCTAACGTCACGGAACAACTTAGCAACCAATGTATAAGTTGTTAGAGTGAGAGATGTTATGAGTTCAACTCCTTTCAAACAAAGTGAAGATAATACAGTGTACAGAGCAGTTCAAGTTCCACCCNNNNNNNNNNNNNNNNNNNNNNNNNNNNNNNNNNNNNNNNNNNNNNNNNNNNNNNNNNNNNNNNNNNNNNNNNNNNNNNNATATGGAAAGCTTCAATGACATCACATGAACACAGCTAAGAAGAGCAAAAGAAGATATAAGACCTTGCGTAGCTTTTCCTCTGCTCTTTCCTTCTTTATCTGTTCAAGCTCAGCTAGCAATGCTTCAGTGTCATCTTCCTCGTCGTCATCATCGTCACTGAGAATGATAAGGAAAGATTAGAATCATACTACCATTATTAATAAGTGTAGACATTTGTCTGATTacgaattttgatataagaaatttaacttcaaataccaataaaattacaaaaagataaTTCCAAATGCACCAAAAGACAGGGGAAAACAGCTATAAAGTTAAATCACTTGTTTCCGTCCAAATATCTCACATCTTTCTAGAAAACCAATTACACTACTCCTACACTTCATGGCAAAATTAATCTAACACAAAAACGTCAGCTGGAAAGAGATCCTTAATAATGAAATGGAACTCATTAAAAAGAGTCAAAGAAAAAACAGCGTCATCAAAACCAAATCCAATGGCTCATCAGACGTGACTTGAAACGCGAAAAGGCTGGGCTGCATGCTATCTCATGTCATCACATTACATGCCAAAGTGCCGaattgcacaaaaacaacagcaTGCTTGTCGATGCACATCTGCTAATGCATGCACATGAACAGTATATCTAGTTTAACCTGCCTACATATAATAATGAACcttatttgttttgtaaaacCTAATTAATACATGACCACAttataactttaattatattctCATAGATGCAACACTATAAAAGTCATTctattgttataaatatttctGCACTGGCATTTTTATATTCTTCAACGTTGAGACAAATCAATTGCATGTAAATACAAACTACACATTAAATGAACATTTGATACTTCTAAACAAAAGGTTCATGCTAAATTACAAACCTCTCGTCATCACTTTTAACTTCAACATCAGAATCATCTGCGTCAACACTTCGAGCAACAATGTGGTCTTCAATTTCTCTCCTTGATCCTGTCAAGATAAAGACAAAATACAATTATGGTTTATTCCCTTCTCATTTCTTCTCCTCCATTTTTAGATAGAAGGCTATGTGTAAATGTAAACTAATTCGTAAATAGAATACCTTCCAAAAACAGGTGACTACCCTTTCCATGATCCCTGTCATCTGTCAGAGAATAGAATAGAATCGAACAGTTACAACTAGcgataaaacaaaacaaaaaattcgcATGTGACAGAATTGATGCAATTCAAATGCAGCAAATAGAAATGTATAGAAACATTGCACATTGCTTTCCCTACCgtaagatttattttttgatgAAAAATGCCTCCGTTCACGATCTTCCAGTTCGTCACGCAGGTTCCTTCTTTTTAACTCATCTTGTGTGTCCTGCCCTTCTTTCCTGGAAAGGTTGAATTACAATTATTAGCGAGGAAACTACAACATTTGTACAAGTAAAACAGCATGTTTTCCAACATAATAATGGACAACATCAATCCCAAGTATGGAGCAATATAGCTTCTTAATcgttaagaagaaaaaagtgagaaaaaaaaaaaggaagaaaaatgatCATTTCAATCATACATCAGGAAcaagatataattttaaatttaagcaCCACTACATGCATTGTTATCCAAGCCAGAACAGTTATCAAAGTCGCCATTTAACTTGTAAAATCGCATTAGTTAACGAGCTTATTACCCTTTCTAGGTTAAGTTGGTAATAGAAATGTTTTCTGATGAAAACACAGAACTTGAGAGTTTAGACTTGAgaactgtaaaataattttagagggTTTTAAAAATCCTCCTCAtctcattctatatataaaaaaattgtaaccctagacacaaatAGGATAATCTTAGaaacaatataatcataataaataggtaaatattttaacatttaggACCGTGTTGGCAAGCTCAGCCAGAGGTTGTTAAACAACTCTCTCTTATGTTTGgcttgtgaaaattaaaaaaaaaaaaaaaaaagacaaatcttgCAATAAGGTTCCCCTTATCACATTTCACGGCGTCTCTCCTCTTCGCATCTCCTTTTTCCGTTCACGACACCCATCGCCAAATCTCCTTCTTCGCTATTCTGCGATTTACCCTTGTTCCTCCCCACTGCGATTAATCCCTTGTTCCTTCCCCACTGCGATTAATCCCTTGTTCCTTCCCCACTGCGATTTCTCCCTTGTTCCTTCCCTACTGCGATTTCTCCCTTGTTTTCTCCTTTGCTCCTTCCCCACTGCGATTTCCCCTTTCTCACTATGATTAAACTGCCATTGTTGGGTTTCTTTGCGACTTCCCCGATTGCTAATTGTAAATCCTTAGACAATTTGAAAAAACCTAAACtacaagttttgttttttctccaAATTCCAGAATATGAATTTGATGAAAAGattatttatgttcaatttgaaGTGGAATAAATATACGAAAAACAAAATTGGGGAAAAAAgattaggaaaaaataaaacctGGGCTTGAGAGTGGTGTGCGATGCGATGTCCCTAGAAGAGTACTTTTGTGAGGGACCGAAAATTCGAGTACCACCTTGTTCGTTGCCCCCTTTTGCAGGTGCCCAAGTAGGTCGAGCGGCGGTAGTCATTGGATTTCAAGTTCTAGGGATCGAATTTGATGTCACTTTCCTTCACTGGGGAGATTGGTTACGCTTATATAAATAGAGAATGGGAAGAGCTGTATGGGCTTATTCAAAAGGCTTAAAtaatcacttaaaaaaataaaattagaaaatttatgtataaaatatcctttaaaatgatatagataacgaaaaataaaaaatagtaatttttatcagaattactaaaatataaatattattaactttataagaaatatgatcataaaaatagtttagaatAAATAAGTGTTGATTTGATGTCactgattaattaaatttaaaataacagataaaatttcaagagtaaaataataaaaatgagttatattaataaagataaaattgtagatattattattaataattataagtatTAGTGTTAATTAAtcattgtttataataattaagaatagtGTGActattttattgtataataaaaactaaagatataattaaaaaataattgttaataataaaattaattataaatattgctCAAAGCATCAAATCGCTGCCCGATTCCATGTCTGACCCAAGTGTTCATAAAGAAATGATTAACTTCCAAAAACAAATCTTCCTTAGAAAAATCAAGCAATCTAGCAAGCCTTTTGGCCCAAATGCAAAAGCATTGCGAATTCTAAAGAAATTTCCTGGTTCATCACATCATCAATGCAAGTATTAGCCATAATTAAATCAGACAGAACCTATAAACTAATAatgtcaataaaataattattctagctatatatttgtttaaattttttaaaattaaaatttaataaatattttatttagtataattttcttttaaatacttatttgaatgaacataaaaataattatttttatttagatcaattttaatttaataaaaatttaaataaaatttattgaatattttaattagtttaatctagcatttaaatataatttaatacatgttaatattttaacatataatttatacaaaaaaacaagcaaaacacattaaaaaatataaaaacaaaagaattttttaaaaaatcaaaaataaaattaaaattttgaaatttgaaaaggaatatttgtaacatcccaatttaGTAATATGAAAGTATTAAAATGAACATTACATAGATAATGATACAACAAACTATTGAATAAAATTCTTCACCTCAAGGACCAAAAGCACAACTTAAACTTCAAACTTCTCATCTAACTTCCCGCTTAGCCAACTAAAAAGATTGCATCCCTAAACTCATATCATTAatgtgatcatcgcaaaagagaaaataatatacagacaaacaaacacaaaagcaagggtgagctagatataCAAACATCATACTATTACAATAACACACAACATACATGTTTAATTCAAGTATACTGGATCACACATCATAACTTGTTACACTTTAAACTTGACTCGtccagacttagaatgattgtcgaactatggcgggtcatgcactcccggtggcctctactgctttgcaaagtcattgtcaatgggtttcaccttaccacactcacgaggttagtctgttgcGGACCTTGAGGCATACtagaagcctccaagactaagacctcctgttactcctcacgacatggttcaatcctctctacttgagaatgaaataCCATTGGAGttttaggataacccccaagactgagcttacTGCAATCATTTTAAACTTACACAGACACTACCATGCAACCTCCCcgtgaggatcatggaattacgtccatcaaccatacttATAACCATATACTATCACATTGAATTCAAACATATAACTTCACTGATCATACAATATCATAGGTACTTCTACACcattctaataataaaaaaaaagcttaagGTTATCATAAAACaaggataaaaagaataaaaataggttCTGGACAAGTCGCTCAGTGCACCaaactcgttgtgcgaataacaaaaacaatggGTTTTACTTACTCACATTTGCTCAGCACACCAAGCATGTGCGCTCAGCTAAAGCCCAGTAGCTCAACGTACCAGGTTC
This genomic stretch from Vigna radiata var. radiata cultivar VC1973A chromosome 7, Vradiata_ver6, whole genome shotgun sequence harbors:
- the LOC106766890 gene encoding protein CWC15 homolog, translated to MTTAARPTWAPAKGGNEQGGTRIFGPSQKYSSRDIASHTTLKPRKEGQDTQDELKRRNLRDELEDRERRHFSSKNKSYDDRDHGKGSHLFLEGSRREIEDHIVARSVDADDSDVEVKSDDESDDDDDEEDDTEALLAELEQIKKERAEEKLRKERQEQEEELKVKEAELLRGNPLLNNPTSFNVKRRWDDDVVFKNQARGETKIAKRFINDTIRNDFHRKFLQKYMK